The following proteins are encoded in a genomic region of Glycine soja cultivar W05 chromosome 17, ASM419377v2, whole genome shotgun sequence:
- the LOC114392365 gene encoding AT-hook motif nuclear-localized protein 23-like, translating to MAGLDLGSASRFVQNLHRPDLHLQQNFQQHQDQQHQRDLEEQKTPPNHRMGAPFDDDSDDRSQGLELTSGPGDIVGRRPRGRPPGSKNKPKPPVIITRESANTLRAHILEVGSGSDVFDCVTAYARRRQRGICVLSGSGTVTNVSLRQPAAAGAVVTLHGRFEILSLSGSFLPPPAPPGATSLTIYLAGGQGQVVGGNVIGELTAAGPVIVIAASFTNVAYERLPLEEDEQQQQQQQLQIQPPATTSSQGNNNNNNPFPDPSSGLPFFNLPLNMQNVQLPVEGWAVNPASRPQPF from the coding sequence ATGGCTGGTTTGGATTTAGGAAGCGCCTCACGCTTTGTTCAAAACCTTCACAGACCAGACTTGCACTTGCAACAAAATTTCCAGCAGCACCAGGACCAGCAGCACCAGCGTGATTTGGAGGAGCAGAAAACTCCTCCGAATCACAGAATGGGGGCGCCGTTCGACGATGATAGCGATGATAGAAGCCAGGGCCTGGAGCTCACTTCAGGTCCTGGCGACATCGTCGGACGGCGCCCGCGTGGCAGGCCTCCTGGGTCGAAGAACAAGCCTAAGCCGCCCGTCATAATCACCCGGGAGAGCGCCAACACGCTGAGGGCGCACATCCTCGAGGTCGGAAGCGGCTCCGACGTCTTCGACTGTGTCACCGCGTATGCCCGGCGGCGCCAGCGTGGGATCTGCGTCCTCAGTGGCAGCGGCACCGTCACCAATGTCAGTCTCCGGCAGCCTGCAGCTGCCGGTGCCGTCGTCACGCTGCACGGCAGGTTCGAGATTCTCTCCCTCTCTGGCTCGTTCCTCCCGCCGCCGGCTCCGCCGGGAGCCACCAGCCTCACAATCTACCTGGCCGGCGGGCAGGGGCAGGTTGTCGGAGGAAACGTCATCGGAGAATTAACCGCAGCAGGGCCAGTAATCGTCATCGCAGCGTCGTTCACCAACGTGGCTTACGAGAGGTTACCCTTAGAAGAAGATgaacaacagcagcaacaacagcagcTTCAGATTCAGCCACCTGCAACGACGTCGTCTCAaggaaacaacaacaacaataacccTTTCCCCGACCCTTCTTCAGGACTTCCCTTCTTCAATTTACCACTCAATATGCAGAATGTTCAGTTACCAGTTGAGGGTTGGGCTGTAAACCCTGCTTCACGTCCACAACCTTTTTGA